The genomic segment tatttcacagCATCATCTGTTCTGAAGATCGTGAGATGGTGAAGGAAGGAATTGGGGTTTTACAGTGCATCCAGTCAATGTCAGAAGCAGAGCTGGTTTCCTAGACACAGATTTAAGCCTAGACCTGGACTacacattctgaaagtattctgAACGCCCCTCACagtttgttacagccttattcaaaaattgaattgaaaaaaaaaaaatccacaatCTACACACGtaatgacaacgtgaaaacagGTGTAAAAATGTtcgcacatttaaaaaaaatgaaaaaatacgTATTtacacagtgcatgtcagagctgaAAACAAGCCAcgaggtagaaggaattgtccgtagagcactgagacaggattgtgtcgaggcacagatctggggaaaggtaccaaaacatttctgcagcattgaaggtccccaagaacacagtggactccatcattcttaaaatggaagaagtttggaaccaacaagactcttcctagagctgatcgcccggccaaactgagcaaccaagggagaagggccttggtcagggaggtgaccaagaaccctatggtcactctgacagctcttcagagttcccctgtggagatgggagaacattctagaaggacaaccatctctacaacactccaccaatcagacctttatggtagagtggccagacggaagccactcctcagtaaaaggcacatgacaggcgacttggagtttgtcagaaggcacctaaagactctcagaccaggagaaacaaggttctctggtctgatgaaaccaagattaaactctttggcctcaatgccaagcgtcacgtctggaggaaacctggcaccatccctacggtgaagcatggtggtgacagcatcatgctgtggggctgtttttcagcagcagggactagtcaggatcgagggaaagatgaacggagcaaagtacagagagatccttgatgaaaagctgCTACAGAGcctcaggtcctcagactggggtgaaggttcaccttccaacaggacaacaaccctaagcacacagccaagacaacgcaggagtggcttcgggacaattgtctgaatgtccttgagtggcccagccagagcccggacttgaaccctgtgcagcgacgctccccatccaacctgacagagcttgagaggatctgcagagaagaacgggagaaactccccaaatacaaatgtgccaagcttgtagcgtcctacccaagaagactcaaggctgtaatcgctgccaaaggtgcctcaacaaagtactgagtaaagggtctgaatacttaggtaaatgtgaTCTTGTTTtaaatttgaatacatttgcccccccaaaaaaaaggtttttgctttgtcattatggggtattgtgatgtcattatggggtagtgtgatgtcattatggggtattgtgatgtcattatggggtattgtgatgtcattatggggtattgtgatgtcattatggggtattgtgatgtcattatggagtattgtgatgtcattatggggtattgtgatgtcattatggggtattgtgatgtcattatggggtagtgtgtgtagattgatgagggggaaacaaaacaatttaatcaatttttataataaggctgtaacataaaatgtggaatGTCAAGGGGGCTGAATTACTTACCCAATGCACTGTAAATAGGGTAAATACAGtatgtctgggaaaccagccctataTTGGCCAATGTATGGACAGGACAACTCACCATATGTGGATACTTCTCTGGATCCGTGACACTGATGTCCGTCAGTTTAATGTTCAGGTACTGCAAGAGAAAGAACTACAGTGAgctcaatgtatttttttttttaaaggtgatGAATGTGGTTTGGGTTGTGTTCTAGTCTTACCTGATCAACAGAGTGAAGTGTTCCACAGATGCTGAAAATAGACAAAGATGTGTAACTTACAAAATCAACATCTGTCATCTCAAGCTTTCAATTGTGAGGTTTTcagtgcagggggggggggcttcaggGACTCCATGACAGACAGGTaagagacaaggacatcccaccCACATAGTGGACACAGGGTTCTACAGGGGGACCGGGGACACAGGGTTCTACAGGGGGACCGGGGACACAGGGTTCTACAGGGGGACCGGGGACACAGGGTTCTACAGGGGGACCGGGGACACAGGGTTCTACAGGGGGACCGGGGACACAGGGTTCTACAGGGGGACCAGGGACACAGGGTTCTACAGGGGGACCAGGGACACAGGGTTCTACAGGGGGACCAGGGACACAGGGTTCTACAGGGGGACCAGGGACACAGGGTTCTACAGGGGGACCAGGGACACAGGGTTCTACAGGGGGACCAGGGACACAGGGTTCTACAGGGGGACCAGGGACACAGGGTTCTACAGGCGGACCAGGGACACAGGGTTCTACAGGCGGACCAAGGACACAGGGTTCTACAGGCGGACCAAGGACACAGGGTTCTACAGGCGGACCAGGGACACAGGGTTCTACAGGCGGACCAGGGACACAGGGTTCTACAGTGGGACCAGGGTTCTACAGTGGGACCAAGGACACAGGGTTCTACAGTGGTACTCGCATATGCGCCTAAATACTGTGCGACCTGGAAGTTTAATTTAGGAGCTCCTAGAAAAATGAAAGTTTCTAGCTTTATTAATACCTTAAATAGCTTTCACTGTGCTCCTAAATGTCTTTGTCTACATCTTCTAGGTATGAAAACACATTCTCCCAGAGCCCTGTGGCGTGGGCTGACCTTGTGTCACCGGGACTACGGGAAAATGTGTACACTCAATTCTTTGTTTATTTTAATTGCATGTTTTATAAACATATTGATTGTGTATTTTGTGTGCTTCTCACAAAATTAATTTCCATTAAAAATGGTATAGGGTGTTGTCTGCCTTCGTAGACAAAATTGATTTACACCCATCCTTTACAAAAACAACCCTCAGATGAAGGAAAGTAGATAAGCTAGCCAGCAGATCTGACACGTTACACTACAGGGTCGGACAGAGCAGCCATGACGATAACTTAAGCCAACGGCCTGTCCGACCCCGTGGTCCAGCTGTAAGCAAGCGTTCAAGTGGGTCTCTGTTGTAGTAGAaaagggaggaagggaagcgctactaaggtacacaatagtacattttggtagatagaaggtgctctttggtaaaaggggtaaattggtcatcaaaaagaaaggaggaccaaggcccTCTTCAtgtaattaattaaaatgcctatatttgtatggcatgttcaatagaatgGCCTTCATCAGGGAGtacaaaaaaaataatacaatgtcctcttttgatCAGCTTTTCCAATTGGCCCTAATTAGAAGTGGGAGGGGTtacacaattgattggacaacacctagtaagcaatactatacacattaaaGGGTGAAATACTGTAGCTATGTGATCATAAAGATACAACTCCAAGCTAGAAGTATCAGGACACTTCTAACCTTAAATATAgtaaaggtagttctaaccttaaatatgactgggagaagtgtcaagaataagaaaGCAATATATTCCCtagtacactagaacacagcaaaacatgaacaacaacagtctaaacatagctgagggaaattgaaaaaaagaggacattgtattcctttttttttgttctccctgacgaaggccatgcagtcGAAACGCGtcggtttaaaaaaaaacacaactttgtttctattgaacaaatAAAAGCATTTTAatcaattatatgaagagtgccttggtcctcctttcttttcgggtctctgttgttgttgtgttagacAGCTATTCCCAGAGGAGCAGAAGCCCCAACACTAGTCTTCACTAGTTGCCACAGCAACAGTCATAAATCCCCCTTTTTTATCAGCTATCTTATCATCATCATTTTCCCcatctatttttttatttgacaatttctcttcttaaaatgtgacaTTAAACCTAAAAAACACACAGCTAAACTTGAATTAAGACCAaaaataacattttgcattgCCAATTTTGACTGTGGCAACTAGAGGAAACCACTTCAAGGGGCCAGGGTTCAGGTCTGGAAGCAGTCAATTGTTCCTACATTCTTGCTTTCTGTACTGCAGTTTAACTGACGTCAAGCCCAGAAAGACCATTTCCAGTGATCGCCTCATTGAGAAGACTGATTCGAAAATTGATGACACATCCATTGAATTATTCAAATAATTGTAACGGAGGCTGATTTTATGGGTATTACGacaccactgtggggctctatacaTGGTCCATGAATCACAATTTGAAAATTACTCAAATTATGCTGCAAAACATTTCTTAGACGCAAACTGAACAAAAAGGGGAGGGACCTAAAAAATAGAAACTGTTTTCTTCCCCAATTCTTTTATACCTCAATGAATGGACTCCTCGTTTGCTAAATTCAACGTATTATACATTACAGTCAGTTATTATCCATTTATCTTCATTACCACAATATACATGATCCCAATTCTTGCTCCAAGATTCCGACAAATTAGAAGAAAAACGACAAAAGTAGATCGTACTGGTTTATTGGTACATTGAACCATGTCGGGCGCCATAGTTTTTTTTAAACGGTGTGTTAAAACATTTCGCTTTTGAGTTTCCAGATTCTCTCACAGCCACAGCGGCTGTTCATCTGCTGGAGGCTTTAACAACCACTCAGACTTCACCTAGCTACTGTTGTAgcctatatatattttaattaaaaaaatacttGTTTATTTTTTTGATCAAACGATTTCAGATTTTGTCTAACGAAAACGCGCTATAAAAAAAAGTTAAACGCGTTATAAAACAATGGCGTTATGTGAATTCTGCCACTAACTAGCTGGCCACGAACTAAATAATACAAACCTCAAGTCATTTTTGAGCTCCACCACCACGTCCTTCCCCACCAGGGACTTGAAAAAGGAGTAGAAAAGCTGCAACACAGAAATACACATTTAACCTTAACTAGCTACAGCGTTATGAATCATTGATAGCGTTGGTAGTCTGGCATTCCTTGCGCTAACTAGGAGACCAGGGCCGTAACTTAATGATTTTTATGCAACAATTATTTATAGtaattacctagctagctaggctCAAAAGTTTGCTAGCTGATAAACGACATGCTCATTCTACAGACATGCTAGCTGGCCTGAAACCGGTCGTATATGTTTGACTTAACGTTATATAGATGCAGTTAACTATGCGAGTTAAATGATAACTATCAACACACTTTGTAACATCGTAAACGAGATAAAAACGATTACAATATAGCACACTAAACGCAAGATTGTCACCATTTTCAGTTTTCAGCGCTGCTTCCTCGTCTCAGGTTGATGATGTCACGACGATACCATTTGGTCGGTTTTAAAATACGTCATGATTGTGGAAGAAACATTTGTGATGCGCGCTGACATTTTCATTAATAAAATCTTATTTTacgcaatttattttatttttctccttATGTCATAAATTTATGGACCGAGTAGGATAAGTAGGCTAattaatgtactttttatatctTATATGGAGTTACTAAAAGAAGCATAAATTATTATTCTCCAATCCAATGACGTTGCCACTTGATTCTAAATATATCCACAATAATGCAATACTGTTAACATACCAGCAGGTGGtagcatttcaaatcaaattgtatttgtcacatgcgcggaACACAActagtgtagtagaccttacctgtgaaatgtttacttacaagcctctaaccaacaatgcagttcaacaaatagagttaagaaaatatctactaaataaactaaagtatatttatatattttttaatcaataaAAAGTAAGAAGAAAattacctgtaccgagtcaatgtgcaggtgtgtaggtttagtcgaggtaatttgtaaagtgaatATGCACAggtaataaacagtgagtagcagcagtgtaaaaactaAATCTATGTAAATAgcccgggtggccatttgattatatggacagcagtcttatggcttgggggtagaagctgttaaggagccttttggtcctcgACTTGGCGCTCAGGTCCATTGCTGtgcgatagtagagagaacagtctatgacttgggggtagaagctgttaaggagccttttggtcctcgACTTGGCGCTCAGGTCCATTGCTGtgcgatagtagagagaacagtctatggcttgggggtagaagctgttaaggagccttttggtcctcgACTTGGCGCTCAGGTTCATTGCTGtgcgatagtagagagaacagtctatgacttgggggtagaagctgttaaggagcctttgggTCCTCGACTTGGCGCTCAGGTCCATTGCTGtgcgatagtagagagaacagtctatggcttgggggtagaagctgttaaaggagccttttggtcctcgACTTGGCGCTCAGGTTCATTGCTGtgcgatagtagagagaacagtctatgacttgggggtagaagctgttaaggagcctttgggTCCTCGACTTGGCGCTCAGGTCCATTGCTGtgcgatagtagagagaacagtctatgacttgggggtagaagctgttaaggagccttttggtcctcgACTTGGCGCTCAGGTCCATTGCTGtgcgatagtagagagaacagtctatgacttgggggtagaagctgttaaggagccttttggtcctcgACTTGGCGCTCAGGTCCATTGCTGtgcgatagtagagagaacagtctatggcttgggggtagaagctgttaaaggagccttttggtcctcgACTTGGCGCTCAGGTTCATTGCTGtgcgatagtagagagaacagtctatgacttgggggtagaagctgttaaggagcctttgggTCCTCGACTTGGCGCTCAGGTCCATTGCTGtgcgatagtagagagaacagtctatgacttgggggtagaagctgttaaggagccttttggtcctcgACTTGGCGCTCAGGTCCATTGCTGtgcgatagtagagagaacagtctatgacttgggggtagaagctgttaaggagccttttggtcctcgACTTGGCGCTCAGGTCCATTGCTGtgcgatagtagagagaacagtctatgacttgggtgactggagtcttattttatatatatatatattttttcttggtggtagatcagctttaatagtgcagatagattgtagcttccatcaatgtcattgtctgcatcatttccaatcccccatatttattttattgcaaatatacacacacacactaccggtcaaaagttttagaacactctcgatggtgcagctgtataacttttttgaggatctggggaccccgtgtcaaatcttttcagtctcctaaaaaaaatatataatggaTAGTTGGACACTGGGCTGTCGTAAACTGAATAGTAACTGTGTGCAGATAGACAGGCTCAAAGCAGATGTGATAAATGAATAATTAAATGAAAGGCAGGTGAGTCTGATTCCTTTTAGTTTAATAGTACTGATTTGACCAAACAACAGATACAAGGAACACACATTCAGATTGTTTTCAAAAGTCTTCAAAACGTTTCCTATTATCTAAAGAGTTCTTGTGGTGGTCAACGTCAAAAACAGAACAATGATACCTTGTATAAGGAGGACTCTACAAATACAAATCCACGAGACATGAAGACAATTCCTAAAACGTCTGTGCAAAAACAGAACAATGATACCTTGTATAAGGAGGACTCTACAAATACAAATCCACGAGACATGAAGACAATTCCTAAAACGTCTGTGCAAACACAGAACAATGATACCTTGTATAAGGAGGACTCTACAAATACAAATCCACGAGACATGAAGACAATTCCTAAAACGTCTGTGCAAAAACAGAACAATGATACCTTGTATAAGGAGGACTCTACAAATACAAATCCACGAGACATGAAGACAATTCCTAAAATGTCTTATGGACTTCCAGTAATATAGTCTAACGAAAATGGAAAAGGAACGACGAGTTTGTACAGAAACATGTTTTTGGGAGAGTCAGTGAGACGTGAGTCGTGGAGTGACTGGGTGAGACGTTGTATTGAGTTATCATCTGTCACTAGCACCCCCATTTAACATCTCATTTCCAACGTCTAGGACAGGAGCAGACAGTCATTTCACTGAACGGCCCATCTTCGAGGGTTGAGTTGTTTCATGaagagctgggggggggggggggacaagagaAATGTTTTCAACTACAGAAAGAAAGGCCATGTTGGTTTTCATCAGCCTGTTGTGCCTGTTACAGTTTAATGTACATACCTCTTCCTCTACGGTATCCTTAGTTTAAAAACATGACCACAGAAGCTATTAGCAACTTGGTTGCCTGATATGTGAACAGAGGCTGGTTGCCTGATATGTGAACAGAGGCTGGTTGCCTGATATGTGAACAGAGGCTGGTTGCCTGATATGTGAACAGAGGCTGGTTGCCTGATATGTGAACAGAGGCTGGTTGCCTGATATGTGAACAGAGGCTGGTTGCCTGATATGTGAACAGAGGCTGGTTGCCTGATATGTGAACAGAGGCTGGTTGCCTGATATGTGAACAGAGGCTGGTTGCCTGATATGTGAACAGAGGCTGGTTGCCTGATATGTGAACAGAGGCTGGTTGCCTGATATGTGAACAGAGGCTGGTTGCCTGATATGTGAACAGAGGCTGGTTGCCTGATATGTGAACAGAGGCTGGTTGCCTGATATGTGAACAGAGGCTGGTTGCCTGATATATGAACAGAGGCTGGTTGCCTGATATGTGAACAGAGGGTGGAGTCTAACCTTCTTTGGGGAGGGGCTGGATGGGCCTTGAAGTTGGGCGGAGTTTGCTGGGCAGCTCCGAGCTGTCTCGGTAGTCTCTGGGCTTAGTGGGCGTGGCCTCCGCCTGGCCTGGGCGGGACTTCATGGGCAGTGGCGGCTTATTGGCCATTAGTACCATGCCCCCCTCGGAGCGTGACGGTTTCACAGGGTTCTTGGTGTAGgccaggggatggagggaggtgaaggAGGTAGGGCCGGAAGACGGGGGCTTGGTCTCAGAACAGGTGTAAGAGCGGTTACGCGGGGTGGGGACCGGGGGGCGGTCAGGGTCCTGGTCAGAGGGTTTGGGGAAGGAGAAGTAGGGGTCTGGAGCGGTCAGGTGGTCCTTGGAGGACTGAGGGTCTGGTGAGTCTTTAGCTCCTCCTCCAGACTTTCCCATGGAGCCGTACAGGGGGTTGTCAAACATCTCCGCTGGCTTCCCGTCCTCACCCCTGGAAGACAGGACACACAGGTCATTCAGAGTTCAGCTTCACAGACTCACAATGAGGTATCAATTCATCTCTTCACTCTCAGTACATTGTCTACTCTGTGAGGGAAATAGAAAGCAATATTGTTCAGTCCCAAGTATGCCTAAATAACGTGAATCCACATATTAGAAGTCCTCAACAAATTCCCTCCAATTTACCAAGTCGTCGTTCTCCCGGACTGAAAATATATATCAAAGGAGTTCAGTCTGTGTTCGAGAAAACCCCGGCCTGTCAGAGAGTTTGTAAAACTATAAAAAgtagatgtttttttttgtttgcttAACGTACACATTGTCCAGTGCTTTTCCTGTGGGGCTTCGCACAGCGCTGTGGTCGTAGACAGTCTTCCTGGGAAAGATGGGCGTCTGGTCTTTGCCCCCGTGCCCACCGACACCCCCACCTCCGGAGCCTGATCTGAGGGACATGCTGTAGCTCCAGCCCCTGTCTGTCACACCTACAGACTTGTAGCCCACCCCCATGTAACTGGGGTTGGTGATATCA from the Oncorhynchus kisutch isolate 150728-3 linkage group LG4, Okis_V2, whole genome shotgun sequence genome contains:
- the smx5 gene encoding smx5, with product MLFYSFFKSLVGKDVVVELKNDLSICGTLHSVDQYLNIKLTDISVTDPEKYPHMLSVKNCFIRGSVVRYVQLPADEVDTQLLQDAARKEALQQKQ